From a single Sphingobium lignivorans genomic region:
- the gspG gene encoding type II secretion system major pseudopilin GspG, whose protein sequence is MARSLAGRLKRGGEEGFTLIELLVVIVIIGLLGTIVAINVFGALGTSNVAKAKADIATLESALEQYRLDNLTYPSSSDGLNALLSPPPGLMQPERYRQGGYIKKLPNDPWSRPYQYAAPGRRGPFDVYSLGADGQSGGDGENADIYSSDL, encoded by the coding sequence ATGGCGCGATCCCTCGCCGGGCGATTGAAGCGGGGCGGGGAAGAGGGCTTCACCCTGATCGAGCTGCTGGTCGTGATCGTCATCATCGGCCTGCTCGGCACCATCGTCGCCATCAATGTGTTCGGCGCGCTCGGCACCAGCAATGTCGCCAAGGCCAAGGCGGACATCGCGACGCTGGAATCCGCGCTGGAACAGTATCGGCTCGACAATCTCACTTATCCGAGCAGCAGCGACGGCCTCAATGCGCTGCTCTCGCCGCCGCCGGGCCTGATGCAGCCCGAGCGCTACCGGCAGGGCGGCTACATCAAGAAGCTGCCCAACGACCCCTGGAGCCGGCCGTATCAATATGCCGCGCCGGGCCGTCGCGGGCCGTTCGACGTCTATTCGCTCGGCGCGGATGGCCAGAGCGGCGGCGATGGCGAGAATGCGGACATCTATTCGAGCGATCTCTAG
- the gspI gene encoding type II secretion system minor pseudopilin GspI, with amino-acid sequence MMRSGQRGFTLLEMLVALTIFSIAGLALVRLQAVSARTSVDLRTRTLAQVVARNLMVERLTDPAAPALGTSEGTAENAGAQWRWAQQVEEGDEGRLVVITLRVDGGPGQSPAVLTFGRAK; translated from the coding sequence ATGATGCGGAGCGGCCAGCGCGGCTTCACCCTGCTCGAGATGCTGGTCGCGCTCACGATCTTCAGCATCGCCGGGCTCGCGCTCGTGCGGCTGCAGGCGGTCTCGGCCCGCACCTCGGTCGATCTGCGCACGCGGACTCTCGCGCAGGTCGTGGCGCGCAATCTCATGGTGGAGCGCCTGACCGACCCCGCGGCGCCTGCGCTCGGCACGAGCGAGGGCACGGCGGAAAATGCCGGCGCGCAGTGGCGCTGGGCGCAGCAGGTGGAGGAAGGCGACGAAGGCAGGCTCGTCGTCATCACCCTGCGGGTCGATGGCGGGCCCGGCCAGTCCCCGGCGGTGCTCACTTTCGGTCGCGCGAAATGA
- a CDS encoding GspH/FimT family pseudopilin: MRARHPGTERPRASSLRFGAAQQGFTLVELMVVIVIIGLMSGAVVLTMADPRGRISGDIDRFAGRVRAARDDAVISGRAVALWVSPTAYGFEQRARGQWQPVREGPLASQDWSGGASADLGSAGQARIVFDSVGRADQPLRFVLRRDDQQVTLRMDLDGNVSSGD, from the coding sequence ATGAGGGCGCGGCATCCCGGCACGGAGCGCCCCCGCGCCTCGTCGCTCCGGTTCGGGGCGGCGCAGCAGGGCTTCACGCTGGTCGAGCTGATGGTCGTGATCGTCATCATCGGCCTCATGTCCGGCGCGGTGGTGCTGACCATGGCCGATCCGCGCGGGCGCATTTCCGGGGATATTGATCGCTTCGCCGGGCGCGTGCGTGCCGCGCGCGACGATGCCGTCATCAGCGGACGGGCTGTTGCGCTGTGGGTCTCGCCGACCGCCTATGGGTTCGAGCAGCGCGCACGCGGGCAATGGCAACCGGTGCGGGAAGGGCCGCTGGCCTCGCAGGATTGGTCCGGCGGCGCCAGCGCCGACCTCGGCTCGGCGGGGCAGGCTCGCATCGTGTTCGACAGTGTCGGCCGCGCCGACCAGCCGCTGCGGTTCGTGCTGCGGCGCGACGACCAGCAAGTGACGCTGCGCATGGACCTCGACGGGAATGTGAGCAGTGGTGACTGA
- the gspJ gene encoding type II secretion system minor pseudopilin GspJ — MVTEPGPQLAPGRRDSGFTLIELLVAVMIFAMLATAGVALLRSSVDGQATVRTHLDALADVQRGLATLDADLSQAVVRISRTDAGTLAPVFFGRAAQGDEPLMQFVRDGWANPGTLRRPSLQKVEYWWRDGRLERIGYAAVDGAPAPEPAVLFDDVTALTLRYRARNGAWLERWAPARPIDMPTAVEIALTRRNAAPLTLRFLVGTAMSQPPVDDAAAGGLADGQ, encoded by the coding sequence GTGGTGACTGAGCCGGGTCCACAGCTCGCGCCCGGACGGCGGGACAGCGGCTTCACGCTGATCGAGCTGCTCGTCGCGGTGATGATCTTCGCGATGCTGGCGACGGCCGGCGTGGCCCTGCTGCGCAGCAGCGTGGACGGTCAGGCGACGGTGCGGACGCATCTGGACGCGCTGGCCGACGTGCAGCGCGGCCTCGCCACGCTCGACGCTGATCTCTCGCAGGCGGTGGTGCGGATCAGCCGGACGGATGCCGGCACGCTCGCGCCGGTCTTCTTCGGACGGGCGGCGCAGGGGGACGAGCCGCTCATGCAGTTCGTCCGCGACGGCTGGGCCAATCCCGGCACGCTGCGCCGCCCCAGCCTGCAAAAGGTCGAATATTGGTGGCGGGACGGGCGGCTCGAACGGATCGGCTATGCAGCGGTGGACGGCGCGCCAGCGCCCGAGCCGGCCGTGCTGTTCGACGACGTGACGGCGCTGACGCTGCGCTATCGCGCGCGCAACGGCGCCTGGCTGGAGCGATGGGCGCCCGCACGACCGATCGACATGCCGACCGCCGTCGAGATCGCGCTCACACGGCGCAACGCGGCGCCGCTGACGCTGCGCTTCCTCGTCGGCACGGCGATGAGCCAGCCGCCCGTCGACGACGCCGCAGCCGGAGGCCTTGCCGATGGTCAATGA
- the gspK gene encoding type II secretion system minor pseudopilin GspK, whose amino-acid sequence MVNERASERGAALLTVLLLVAILSVITAVALERLTLASRMTRNIVSADQGRAYLLTAEQMAAMRVSDLVAMRPDRTTLEGGWLGRDQVIAVPGGTVTARIIDRGNCFNLNSLVKGPDDGADEAAFSGEETLVARPEGIEQFAGLMRLLGIEHGTALQVAITAADWIDSDSTPGNGGAEDQFYAGFSPPYRAANMLMADPSELLMVGAVTPEIYQRLRPWICALPTTALSPININTLLPGQAVLLAMLAPEALGLEQARQVLAQRPVGGYGSLVTFRSLPALARLNLSDSAWEQLAQKTRWFEVALRADLGGDTVEEIVLIDAGRRPARLVRRQWGEDS is encoded by the coding sequence ATGGTCAATGAGCGTGCATCCGAGCGCGGGGCGGCACTGCTCACCGTGCTGCTGCTGGTGGCGATCCTCTCGGTCATCACGGCGGTCGCGCTCGAGCGGCTGACGCTGGCCAGCCGCATGACCCGCAACATCGTCTCCGCAGATCAGGGCCGTGCTTATCTGCTGACGGCCGAGCAGATGGCGGCGATGCGCGTGAGCGACCTCGTCGCGATGCGGCCGGACCGCACCACGCTGGAAGGCGGATGGCTGGGGCGCGATCAGGTGATTGCCGTGCCCGGCGGCACGGTGACCGCCCGCATCATCGACCGGGGCAACTGCTTCAATCTCAACAGCCTCGTGAAAGGCCCGGACGACGGTGCCGATGAGGCGGCCTTTTCCGGCGAGGAGACGCTGGTGGCGCGGCCGGAAGGCATCGAGCAGTTCGCCGGGCTCATGCGCCTGCTCGGCATCGAGCATGGCACGGCGCTGCAAGTGGCGATTACGGCGGCTGACTGGATCGACAGCGATTCAACGCCCGGCAATGGCGGCGCCGAGGACCAGTTCTACGCGGGCTTCTCGCCGCCCTATCGCGCGGCCAACATGCTGATGGCGGACCCGAGCGAACTGCTGATGGTGGGGGCCGTCACCCCGGAAATCTACCAGCGCCTGCGCCCCTGGATCTGCGCGCTGCCGACGACGGCGCTTTCGCCCATCAACATCAACACGCTGCTGCCGGGGCAAGCGGTGCTGCTCGCCATGCTCGCGCCCGAGGCGCTGGGGCTCGAACAGGCCCGGCAGGTGCTGGCGCAGCGGCCGGTTGGCGGCTATGGCAGCCTCGTGACGTTCCGGAGCCTGCCGGCACTGGCAAGGCTCAATCTGTCCGATTCCGCCTGGGAGCAACTGGCGCAGAAGACACGCTGGTTCGAAGTGGCGCTGAGGGCCGATCTCGGGGGAGACACGGTGGAAGAGATTGTGCTGATCGATGCGGGACGTAGGCCGGCGCGGCTCGTGCGCCGCCAGTGGGGCGAGGATTCTTGA
- the gspL gene encoding type II secretion system protein GspL, with product MRHDYIILLPPERDASPLWYRVADDRIVRRGRGTEWLPPDQAEEPDAGIGEVMLVLPPQATTLHWIACPGMTPRQGAAAARLMALQASIGEPDQLHAAVAANDDPDAPHVVAVTSQSAMTHWLDWAATHGVGRASIVPSALLLPGPASGFVRGQVGAGEVVRGVDTAFDGEEVIAPLIIGDAPVTPVTDEEVDAALLSALDEPPLDLRQGSFARRAPALIDSARMRRIGLLLGLIGLCMLLVSLVTIIRLNAESSRLDAQTVELARTIDPSVSDPEMADGRMTALLAARGGRGGFTGMMAGLMAAMQANANVVLTNVNQGADGSLRVQLAAVRAEDINDVLIAIQEAGWRISANAVQQRGGRVIADIMVVR from the coding sequence TTGAGACACGATTATATCATCCTCCTGCCGCCCGAACGGGACGCGTCGCCGCTCTGGTATCGCGTTGCCGATGACAGGATCGTGCGGCGCGGGCGCGGCACCGAGTGGCTGCCGCCCGATCAGGCCGAGGAGCCGGATGCGGGCATCGGCGAGGTCATGCTGGTGCTGCCGCCGCAGGCCACCACGCTCCACTGGATCGCCTGCCCGGGCATGACGCCCCGGCAAGGCGCGGCCGCAGCGCGGCTGATGGCGCTGCAGGCGAGCATCGGCGAGCCGGACCAGCTTCACGCGGCGGTCGCGGCCAATGACGATCCGGACGCACCGCATGTCGTGGCGGTAACGAGCCAGAGCGCGATGACGCACTGGCTGGACTGGGCCGCGACACATGGCGTCGGTCGGGCGAGCATCGTGCCCTCGGCCCTGCTGCTGCCGGGGCCGGCAAGCGGGTTCGTGCGCGGGCAGGTCGGGGCCGGCGAGGTCGTGCGCGGTGTGGACACGGCGTTCGACGGCGAGGAAGTGATCGCTCCGCTGATCATCGGCGACGCGCCGGTGACGCCGGTGACCGACGAGGAAGTGGACGCGGCTCTGCTCTCGGCGCTCGACGAGCCGCCGCTGGATCTGCGGCAGGGCAGCTTCGCGCGGCGCGCGCCGGCACTGATCGATTCCGCCCGGATGCGGCGGATCGGCCTGCTGCTGGGACTCATAGGCCTGTGCATGCTGCTCGTCTCTCTCGTCACCATCATCCGCCTGAATGCCGAATCCTCGCGGCTGGACGCGCAGACCGTGGAACTGGCCCGCACCATCGATCCCTCCGTAAGCGACCCGGAGATGGCGGACGGGCGCATGACCGCGCTGCTCGCCGCGCGGGGCGGACGGGGCGGCTTCACCGGCATGATGGCCGGGCTGATGGCCGCGATGCAGGCCAATGCCAATGTCGTGCTCACCAATGTCAATCAGGGCGCGGACGGATCGCTGCGCGTCCAGCTCGCCGCCGTTCGCGCCGAGGACATCAATGATGTGCTCATCGCCATACAGGAAGCGGGCTGGCGGATCAGCGCCAACGCGGTACAGCAACGGGGCGGCCGTGTGATCGCCGATATCATGGTGGTGCGCTGA
- the gspM gene encoding type II secretion system protein GspM: protein MLQAMRAWWANHSEREQRFMVVLGVIAFVIFLWLGVLRPIGGALSAGWERQRLALDRYASVRDKVAELRQRPAERQQADRVPLDQLVGQSAAEAGFTLDRATLQGEGRMSINMGSARVGPLLQWISTLEQAGVMVQTISIVPGAAEGTVAVQAVLEEIRP, encoded by the coding sequence ATGTTGCAGGCTATGCGGGCATGGTGGGCCAACCACAGCGAGCGCGAGCAGCGCTTCATGGTGGTGCTGGGCGTCATCGCATTCGTGATCTTCCTCTGGCTGGGCGTGCTGCGGCCGATCGGCGGGGCGCTCTCGGCGGGCTGGGAGCGGCAGCGGCTGGCGCTCGACCGCTATGCCTCCGTGCGCGACAAGGTGGCGGAACTGCGCCAGCGCCCGGCCGAGCGCCAGCAGGCGGACCGCGTGCCGCTCGATCAGCTTGTCGGCCAGAGCGCGGCGGAAGCGGGCTTCACGCTCGACCGCGCGACGCTGCAGGGTGAGGGGCGCATGTCGATCAACATGGGATCGGCCCGGGTCGGCCCGCTCCTCCAGTGGATATCGACGCTGGAGCAGGCCGGCGTGATGGTGCAGACGATCAGCATCGTGCCCGGCGCGGCCGAAGGCACGGTCGCCGTCCAGGCGGTGCTCGAGGAGATCAGGCCATGA
- the gspN gene encoding type II secretion system protein N translates to MIGWTRTTRVKIMLVIILAIGMLITWPLRAAFSIFELKEMGVAARSLRGPIWWGGAEELQVRGVNIGTVDVFLNPVQLLIGRVRIDVARRRGNADDIAGAFTIGFGRRGIDDVTGALALAAPLAPLPVSRVEFEDLTVHFTGGLCTRAEGQVRARVPALISGLALSNGFSGQARCAGDVVELPLASQSGQEQLNIRIKSDGSYEAAMRVRTSDPLLIAALGANGFRPVGDEQILRTVGRL, encoded by the coding sequence ATGATCGGCTGGACGCGCACCACCCGCGTGAAGATCATGCTGGTGATCATCCTCGCCATCGGCATGCTGATCACCTGGCCGCTGCGGGCGGCATTCAGCATCTTCGAGCTCAAGGAAATGGGCGTCGCCGCACGATCCCTGCGCGGGCCGATCTGGTGGGGCGGCGCCGAGGAACTGCAGGTGCGGGGCGTCAATATCGGCACCGTCGACGTGTTCCTCAATCCCGTCCAGCTGCTCATCGGGCGCGTGCGCATCGATGTCGCGCGGCGGCGGGGCAATGCCGACGATATCGCGGGCGCGTTCACGATCGGCTTCGGCCGCCGGGGCATCGATGACGTGACGGGCGCGCTGGCCCTTGCCGCGCCGCTCGCGCCGCTGCCGGTGAGCCGGGTCGAGTTCGAGGACCTGACCGTCCACTTCACCGGCGGTCTGTGCACGCGCGCGGAAGGGCAGGTGCGCGCCCGCGTGCCCGCCCTCATCAGCGGCCTTGCCCTGTCCAACGGCTTTTCCGGCCAGGCGCGCTGCGCGGGCGACGTGGTCGAGCTGCCGCTGGCCAGCCAGTCCGGGCAGGAGCAGCTCAACATCCGCATCAAGAGCGATGGCAGTTACGAAGCCGCGATGCGCGTGCGCACGAGCGACCCGCTGCTGATCGCCGCGCTGGGTGCCAATGGCTTCCGCCCCGTGGGCGACGAGCAGATATTGCGGACGGTCGGCCGGTTGTGA
- a CDS encoding prepilin peptidase, translating into MQDGLRILLGAGAGAIIGSFLGAIVTRWPRGESVVRGRSRCDSCGRTLGPLELIPLLGALLARGRCRSCGARIDPVHMVMEGGAALIGAVLLWWLPLPDALFFAAGGWLLLTLALLDARHHWLPDALTLPLAALGLTIGDWFLPASFEPRLIGAGAGYLCLFALALAYRLVRGREGLGMGDAKLLGALGAWLGWQSLPLLLLIASVAGLLWALMLKLTGREIDATTRLPLGTFLCLAAVPAAWAGRAIGL; encoded by the coding sequence ATGCAGGACGGCCTGCGCATCCTGCTCGGCGCGGGGGCGGGCGCGATCATCGGCAGCTTCCTCGGCGCGATCGTGACGCGCTGGCCCCGGGGGGAGTCGGTGGTCAGGGGACGATCGCGCTGCGACAGCTGCGGGCGCACCCTGGGGCCGCTGGAGCTGATCCCGCTGCTCGGCGCGCTCCTCGCGCGCGGGCGGTGCCGAAGCTGCGGCGCGCGGATCGATCCGGTCCACATGGTCATGGAAGGGGGCGCGGCGCTGATCGGCGCCGTCCTGCTCTGGTGGCTGCCGCTGCCCGACGCGCTGTTCTTCGCCGCCGGCGGCTGGCTGCTGCTGACGCTCGCCCTGCTCGATGCGCGCCATCACTGGCTGCCGGATGCGCTCACATTGCCGCTCGCCGCGCTGGGGCTGACGATCGGCGACTGGTTCCTGCCGGCGAGTTTCGAGCCGCGGCTGATCGGCGCGGGCGCGGGCTATCTGTGCCTCTTCGCGCTCGCGCTCGCGTATCGACTGGTGCGCGGACGGGAAGGGCTGGGAATGGGCGACGCGAAGCTGCTGGGCGCGCTGGGCGCCTGGCTTGGCTGGCAATCGCTGCCGCTCCTGCTGCTGATCGCCAGCGTGGCGGGGCTGCTTTGGGCCCTCATGCTGAAGCTGACCGGCCGCGAGATCGATGCCACGACCCGGCTGCCGCTGGGCACGTTCCTTTGCCTCGCGGCCGTGCCGGCTGCCTGGGCGGGGCGGGCGATCGGGCTGTGA
- the trxC gene encoding thioredoxin TrxC — protein sequence MSDPELVICPACASPNRVPAAKIGAAPKCGRCGERLFEGRPTDVAASAFDRHVGRGSLPVLVDFWASWCGPCRAMAPAFKAAAAELEPHVRLLKVDTEAEQAIAARYGIRSIPTLILFRDGREIARQAGAMNQAQLVAWTRQALAGA from the coding sequence ATGTCCGATCCCGAGCTTGTGATCTGCCCCGCCTGCGCCAGTCCCAATCGCGTGCCGGCCGCGAAGATCGGTGCTGCGCCCAAATGCGGGCGCTGCGGGGAGCGGCTGTTCGAGGGTCGGCCCACGGATGTCGCCGCCAGTGCCTTCGATCGTCATGTCGGCCGGGGGAGCCTCCCGGTGCTCGTCGATTTCTGGGCAAGCTGGTGCGGGCCGTGCCGGGCGATGGCGCCGGCTTTCAAGGCGGCCGCCGCCGAACTGGAACCGCATGTGCGCCTGCTGAAAGTCGATACCGAGGCCGAGCAGGCCATCGCCGCGCGCTACGGCATCCGCTCCATCCCCACGCTCATTCTCTTCCGGGATGGCCGTGAGATCGCGCGGCAGGCGGGCGCGATGAATCAGGCCCAGCTTGTCGCATGGACGCGACAGGCGCTCGCCGGCGCCTGA
- a CDS encoding peroxiredoxin has protein sequence MSSSDAWAAEPVRPLQIGDPAPNFRARTTMGDLNLSDYRGRWLLLFSHPADFTPVCTSEFIALSRASARFEALDCALLAISVDSVYAHLGWIRAIREHFGVTVSFPIVEDPSLVIGRAYGMLAQDAPDAATLRSTFFIDPEGIIRAMLCYPATVGRSVEELLRVLAALQRVDSANVVTPEGWRPGDDVLLPPHQDQRSALAEAGDDCWFYRTQPDAPGGRGA, from the coding sequence TTGAGTTCCAGTGATGCATGGGCCGCCGAGCCGGTGAGGCCGCTCCAGATCGGGGATCCGGCGCCCAATTTCCGGGCCCGTACAACGATGGGCGATCTCAACCTCTCCGATTATCGGGGGCGCTGGTTGCTGCTTTTCTCGCATCCGGCGGATTTCACGCCCGTCTGCACCAGCGAGTTCATCGCCCTGTCGCGTGCCAGCGCGCGTTTCGAAGCGCTCGATTGCGCGCTGCTCGCGATCTCGGTCGACAGCGTTTATGCTCATCTGGGCTGGATCCGCGCGATCCGCGAGCATTTCGGCGTGACGGTCAGCTTCCCGATCGTCGAGGATCCCTCGCTTGTCATCGGCCGCGCCTATGGGATGCTCGCGCAGGATGCGCCGGATGCCGCGACGCTGCGATCGACCTTCTTCATCGACCCTGAGGGGATCATCCGCGCGATGCTCTGCTATCCCGCGACCGTCGGCCGATCGGTGGAGGAATTGCTGCGTGTCCTCGCCGCGCTGCAGCGGGTGGACAGCGCGAATGTGGTCACCCCGGAGGGCTGGCGGCCGGGGGATGACGTGCTGCTCCCGCCGCATCAGGATCAGCGCTCGGCGCTCGCGGAGGCGGGGGACGATTGCTGGTTCTATCGCACCCAGCCCGACGCACCGGGAGGACGCGGCGCGTGA
- a CDS encoding metalloregulator ArsR/SmtB family transcription factor: protein MTAFTDGELDAITIVLKALAHDVRLRLMRTLLDHGETSVSELEALTGVGQPGLSQQLAVLRKAELVQTRREAKLVFYSLAPQGLHAAAQLLAALSRTAPGEAGPRPGGTQARVRGSAATFARMLE from the coding sequence GTGACGGCCTTCACGGATGGCGAGCTCGACGCAATCACCATCGTCCTCAAGGCGCTGGCGCATGATGTCCGGCTGCGACTGATGCGGACCTTGCTCGACCATGGCGAGACCTCGGTCAGCGAGCTCGAAGCCCTGACCGGCGTGGGCCAGCCCGGCCTCTCGCAACAGCTTGCCGTGCTGCGCAAGGCGGAGCTCGTGCAGACGCGACGCGAGGCGAAGCTGGTTTTCTACAGCCTTGCGCCCCAGGGGCTGCATGCCGCGGCGCAGCTGCTGGCGGCGCTCTCCCGGACGGCGCCGGGAGAGGCGGGGCCACGGCCGGGCGGTACGCAGGCGCGCGTGCGGGGATCGGCAGCGACTTTCGCGCGAATGCTGGAATAG
- a CDS encoding PAS domain-containing hybrid sensor histidine kinase/response regulator codes for MLGFEQTQLTLAAMGASGSWAWNIGENSLDVDERFAALYGLDAGEALTGLPAEAFFKAIHPADRARIKIAVAGMMAGAELFSKEFRIVTPGGTTLWMHGRGQCELDDYDQPRRFIGLLVDVTERKRAEERLRIAQTAGGVGTFEFVDGHATAAVSAEFCRLLGLHPASVLPVQTINAVLAPGAQPILPDARSSHVPETLDAEFEIIRNDDGQRRWIARRGEILPEGSGYRLIGVIYDVTKSRAMESALRDLNETLEERVHQEVVERQQTEEALRQAQKLEAIGQLTGGVAHDFNNLLMAISSSLALLSKRLPDDPSLTRLIDNALQGAERGAALTQRMLAFARRQDLSPEQIAVPELLAGMRELAQRTLGPSWPLDFRWSEDLPAVLADPNQLEMALINLLVNARDAVPRGGPISIHADLTTVEAGELTDLAPGRYVRISVIDRGSGMDAETLARATEPFFTTKGVGKGTGLGLSMIHGLARQLEGTFTLQSAIGQGTSATLWLPESRHATPSPGAAPAQPSPPVARHNLNILAVDDDSLILMNTAAFLEDLGHCVWEAASGADALQIIRATPDLDLLITDHAMPNMTGVQLAEQAVSERPGLPVILATGYGEVPTDSMLRVVKLGKPFSQAELEDAINRAMSE; via the coding sequence ATGCTGGGCTTCGAGCAGACACAGCTCACTCTGGCCGCGATGGGCGCGAGCGGCAGCTGGGCCTGGAACATCGGCGAGAACAGCCTCGATGTGGATGAGCGGTTCGCGGCGCTTTATGGTCTGGATGCCGGGGAGGCCCTGACCGGACTGCCGGCCGAAGCCTTCTTCAAGGCCATTCATCCGGCGGACCGCGCCCGCATCAAGATCGCGGTTGCCGGCATGATGGCGGGCGCCGAGCTTTTCTCCAAGGAATTCAGGATCGTCACGCCGGGTGGGACGACGCTCTGGATGCATGGCCGCGGCCAATGCGAGCTGGACGATTATGACCAGCCGCGTCGATTCATCGGCCTGCTTGTCGACGTCACCGAGCGCAAGCGCGCCGAGGAGCGGCTGCGTATCGCGCAGACGGCCGGCGGCGTCGGCACTTTCGAGTTCGTGGACGGGCATGCGACGGCAGCGGTATCGGCGGAATTCTGCCGGTTGCTCGGTCTGCATCCTGCGTCGGTCCTGCCGGTCCAGACGATCAACGCGGTCCTCGCCCCCGGCGCGCAGCCCATCCTGCCGGATGCCCGCAGCAGCCATGTTCCCGAGACGCTGGACGCCGAGTTCGAGATCATTCGCAATGACGATGGCCAGCGCCGCTGGATCGCGCGGCGGGGCGAGATACTGCCCGAGGGATCGGGCTACCGGCTGATCGGCGTGATCTACGACGTCACCAAGTCCAGGGCTATGGAAAGCGCGCTGCGCGACCTCAACGAGACGCTGGAAGAGCGCGTCCATCAGGAAGTCGTCGAGCGGCAGCAGACCGAGGAAGCGCTGCGCCAGGCGCAGAAGCTTGAAGCGATCGGCCAGCTCACCGGCGGCGTCGCGCATGACTTCAACAATCTCCTGATGGCGATCTCGAGCAGCCTGGCGCTGCTGAGCAAGCGCCTGCCGGACGATCCCAGTCTGACCCGGCTCATCGACAATGCACTGCAGGGTGCGGAGCGCGGTGCCGCCCTCACCCAGCGCATGCTCGCCTTCGCGCGGCGGCAGGACCTCTCGCCCGAGCAGATCGCCGTCCCGGAGCTGCTGGCGGGCATGAGGGAGCTAGCCCAGCGGACACTGGGCCCGTCCTGGCCGCTCGATTTCCGCTGGTCGGAGGATCTGCCGGCCGTTCTCGCCGATCCCAACCAGCTGGAAATGGCCCTCATCAACCTGCTGGTGAACGCGCGGGATGCAGTCCCCCGCGGCGGCCCGATCTCCATCCATGCCGATCTCACGACGGTCGAGGCGGGCGAACTCACCGATCTCGCGCCGGGGCGTTATGTCCGGATCAGCGTCATCGACCGCGGCTCGGGCATGGATGCCGAGACGCTGGCCCGCGCGACCGAGCCCTTCTTCACCACCAAGGGCGTGGGGAAAGGCACGGGCCTTGGCCTTTCGATGATCCATGGGCTCGCCCGCCAGCTCGAAGGCACGTTCACGCTGCAAAGCGCGATCGGGCAAGGCACCAGCGCGACGCTCTGGCTCCCCGAGTCCCGCCATGCGACCCCCTCGCCGGGCGCGGCGCCGGCCCAGCCCTCACCCCCCGTCGCGCGGCACAATCTCAACATTCTGGCGGTGGACGACGATTCGCTGATCCTCATGAACACCGCCGCATTTCTGGAGGATTTGGGGCACTGCGTGTGGGAAGCGGCCTCAGGTGCCGATGCGCTGCAGATCATCCGCGCCACGCCTGATCTGGACCTGCTCATCACCGATCATGCAATGCCCAACATGACCGGCGTCCAGCTCGCGGAACAGGCCGTGTCCGAGCGCCCCGGCCTTCCGGTCATTCTGGCGACCGGTTATGGCGAGGTCCCCACCGACAGCATGTTGCGGGTCGTCAAGCTCGGCAAGCCCTTCTCGCAGGCCGAGCTCGAGGATGCGATCAATCGCGCGATGAGCGAATAA
- a CDS encoding chemotaxis protein CheX, giving the protein MSAETLVLSELERDALTEIVNIGVSRAASSLRKMIGEQVLLSVPSIEVVSQRRAARLISEREVSELVAVRQDFSGSFSGRALLIFPETNSLELVRAVTGGELSVQEVLDLEQEALAETGNIILNSCLATIANMLKRSLVMTIPEVVRGSGGSLFDAEHDGAEGLVLFLYIDFAVRSRDIRGYIAMILDLPSMAALKDLLGEFIARVVGEDF; this is encoded by the coding sequence GTGAGCGCCGAGACTCTCGTCCTGTCCGAACTGGAGCGTGATGCCCTCACGGAGATCGTCAATATCGGGGTGAGCCGCGCGGCGTCGAGCCTGCGCAAGATGATCGGCGAGCAGGTCCTGCTGTCGGTGCCTTCCATCGAAGTCGTGAGCCAGCGCCGCGCCGCGCGCCTCATCAGCGAGCGCGAAGTGAGCGAGCTGGTCGCCGTGCGGCAGGATTTTTCCGGCTCCTTTTCGGGGCGCGCCCTGCTCATTTTCCCCGAGACGAACAGCCTTGAACTGGTGCGCGCCGTGACCGGGGGCGAACTCAGCGTGCAGGAAGTCCTCGATCTCGAGCAGGAAGCGCTTGCCGAGACGGGCAATATCATCCTCAACTCCTGCCTCGCGACCATCGCGAACATGCTCAAGCGATCGCTGGTCATGACGATCCCGGAAGTCGTGCGCGGTTCGGGCGGGAGCCTGTTCGACGCCGAGCATGACGGGGCCGAGGGGCTCGTGCTCTTCCTCTACATCGATTTCGCGGTGCGCAGCCGGGACATTCGCGGCTACATCGCGATGATCCTGGACCTGCCTTCCATGGCGGCGCTCAAGGATCTGCTCGGCGAGTTCATCGCGCGCGTTGTCGGCGAAGACTTCTGA